One Pleurocapsa sp. PCC 7327 DNA segment encodes these proteins:
- a CDS encoding Tab2/Atab2 family RNA-binding protein, with the protein MTKIWELDFYSRPILDENNKKLWEVLICETPTDSKQSFDSLFKYSQFCSNQSVNSLWLQQEIEKAIAQAGVAPKKIRFFRRQMNNMIVKACEDLGIPPAPSRRTYALERWLSQRLDEFYPNQPGYDAAAAKSASVQYPPLNATPLPDAVRGDKGDKWAFVSLEASAFEEMNEWDIAFGEAFPLSLTGMTPDTKIPGLIIFSSRALPLAGWMSGLELAFLKFEGGSRPIVRLETGASDSWILASLTDPKMLAEAKGFEEAKQKAQQVHFLAIQSNPESQSFAGFWLLKEEKF; encoded by the coding sequence ATGACCAAAATTTGGGAACTAGATTTTTATTCGCGTCCGATTTTAGATGAAAACAACAAGAAGCTCTGGGAAGTTTTAATTTGCGAAACTCCTACCGATTCTAAACAATCGTTCGATTCTTTGTTTAAATACTCGCAATTTTGCTCCAATCAGAGCGTCAATTCTCTCTGGTTGCAGCAAGAAATTGAAAAGGCGATCGCACAAGCGGGCGTTGCCCCCAAAAAAATCCGCTTTTTTCGCCGTCAAATGAATAATATGATCGTCAAAGCCTGCGAAGATTTGGGAATTCCACCCGCTCCCAGCCGCCGCACCTACGCCCTCGAACGGTGGCTGTCGCAGCGCTTGGATGAATTTTACCCAAACCAACCCGGATACGATGCAGCAGCTGCCAAATCGGCTTCCGTTCAGTATCCCCCTTTGAATGCTACTCCCTTACCCGATGCCGTTAGAGGCGATAAAGGCGATAAATGGGCATTCGTTTCGTTAGAGGCTTCAGCCTTCGAGGAGATGAATGAGTGGGATATTGCTTTTGGAGAGGCGTTTCCCCTCTCGCTGACTGGCATGACTCCCGACACGAAAATTCCAGGGTTGATTATTTTCTCGTCTAGGGCGCTGCCTTTGGCGGGTTGGATGTCGGGGTTAGAATTGGCTTTTCTCAAGTTTGAAGGCGGATCTCGACCGATAGTTCGTTTAGAGACGGGGGCTAGCGATAGTTGGATTTTAGCAAGCCTAACCGATCCCAAAATGCTGGCAGAAGCCAAAGGATTTGAGGAAGCTAAACAGAAGGCGCAACAAGTTCATTTTCTGGCAATTCAATCGAATCCAGAATCGCAATCGTTTGCAGGATTTTGGTTGTTGAAGGAAGAGAAATTTTGA
- a CDS encoding glycosyltransferase family 2 protein, producing MSYSRSSNGIKTPETVSAFPEISIVVPIYNEVESLSHLIDAIATTLERDRLDYEIICVDDGSTDGSTEILRQLARNRSDLRAVLLRRNYGQTPAMAAGFQYARGQVIVTLDGDLQNDPTDIPKLIAKLDEGYDLVSGWRKQRQDDALTRLLPSKVANWLIGRVTGVKLHDYGCSLKAYRTELVADMNLYGELHRFLPALAYIEGARIAELPVSHHARRYGKSKYGLGRTFRVVMDLLTIYFIKKFLTKPMHGFGLLGLISIVLGTVLGGYLTFLKLGLGQSIGNRPLLILAVLLFLTGVQLFSFGLLAELVMRTYHESQKRPIYRVREVVE from the coding sequence ATGAGTTATTCTAGATCGTCAAATGGGATTAAAACGCCAGAGACTGTCTCTGCCTTTCCCGAAATATCAATAGTCGTTCCCATCTATAACGAGGTAGAAAGTTTATCTCACCTCATCGATGCGATCGCAACTACCCTAGAACGAGATCGACTCGATTATGAAATTATCTGCGTCGATGATGGCTCTACTGACGGTTCGACCGAGATATTGCGCCAGTTAGCTCGAAATCGTAGCGATCTAAGAGCAGTTCTTTTACGCCGCAACTATGGACAAACGCCAGCGATGGCGGCGGGATTTCAATATGCTAGGGGTCAAGTCATCGTTACCCTCGACGGCGATTTGCAAAACGATCCGACCGATATTCCCAAACTCATCGCTAAATTAGATGAAGGATACGATCTCGTCAGCGGCTGGCGCAAGCAGAGGCAGGACGATGCCCTCACGCGACTGCTTCCTTCTAAGGTGGCCAACTGGCTGATCGGACGAGTGACTGGGGTAAAATTACACGACTATGGGTGTTCCTTAAAAGCTTATCGGACAGAATTAGTTGCCGATATGAACCTCTACGGGGAGTTACATCGCTTTCTGCCTGCCCTAGCATACATTGAAGGCGCGAGGATTGCGGAATTGCCTGTCTCTCACCACGCCCGTCGTTACGGAAAAAGTAAATACGGTTTGGGACGGACGTTTCGAGTTGTCATGGATTTGCTGACTATTTATTTTATTAAAAAATTCCTCACTAAACCCATGCACGGATTTGGACTGTTAGGTCTGATTTCGATAGTTTTAGGAACTGTGTTAGGGGGATATCTTACTTTCCTCAAACTCGGCTTGGGACAAAGCATCGGCAATCGACCCTTGCTGATTTTAGCAGTTCTTCTCTTTTTGACGGGCGTACAGTTATTTAGCTTCGGGCTGTTGGCAGAATTGGTCATGCGGACTTACCATGAATCTCAGAAGCGACCGATCTATCGAGTGCGCGAGGTAGTTGAATAG
- a CDS encoding glycosyltransferase family 2 protein — translation MSPDLENVVLSVVVPCYNEEENIHYLFERLTSALDRLNLKYEIICVNDGSRDDTLKYLVEYHRRNPAIKVVNLSRNFGKEIALSAGIDYASGQAVVPIDADLQDPPEFIEQLLEKWHEGYDVVYGVRRSRQGESWLKRSTAGAFYRVISGMTHIQIPKDTGDFRLLDRRVVEALKLLPERRRFMKGLFAWVGFKQTAIEYDRDPRYQGTTKWNYWKLWNFALEGITSFSFVPLKVWSYIGVFVSLISFVYASFLVIRTLILGIDVPGYASIMVAVLFLGGVQLISLGFIGEYLGRVYDEVKQRPLYLVRDCYGFNKK, via the coding sequence ATGTCCCCAGACTTAGAAAACGTAGTACTCTCTGTGGTAGTTCCTTGTTACAACGAGGAAGAAAATATTCATTATCTATTCGAGCGATTGACCTCCGCCCTCGATCGCCTTAACCTCAAGTATGAGATTATCTGCGTCAATGATGGCAGCAGGGACGATACCCTAAAATACCTAGTCGAATACCATCGTCGCAATCCGGCTATCAAGGTGGTTAACTTATCCCGTAACTTCGGGAAGGAAATCGCGCTCTCGGCAGGAATCGATTATGCTTCTGGTCAAGCCGTCGTGCCTATCGATGCCGATCTCCAAGATCCGCCGGAATTTATCGAGCAACTGCTAGAAAAATGGCACGAAGGCTACGATGTAGTTTATGGCGTGCGTCGCTCCCGCCAAGGCGAAAGCTGGCTCAAACGCTCTACAGCTGGAGCATTCTATCGCGTTATCTCTGGGATGACTCACATCCAAATTCCAAAAGATACGGGCGATTTTCGCTTGCTCGACCGACGAGTGGTAGAAGCACTCAAGCTTTTGCCGGAAAGACGGCGTTTTATGAAGGGATTGTTTGCTTGGGTGGGATTCAAACAAACTGCTATCGAATACGATCGCGATCCCCGCTATCAAGGCACGACAAAGTGGAATTACTGGAAACTCTGGAACTTTGCCCTAGAAGGGATTACCTCCTTTAGCTTTGTCCCGCTTAAGGTTTGGAGCTATATCGGAGTGTTCGTTTCCCTGATATCTTTTGTCTATGCCAGCTTTTTAGTGATTCGTACCCTGATTTTGGGGATAGATGTGCCCGGTTATGCGTCAATCATGGTAGCCGTACTATTTCTTGGCGGAGTTCAACTCATTAGTCTGGGTTTTATCGGCGAATATCTCGGTCGCGTCTACGATGAAGTTAAGCAGCGCCCGCTATACTTAGTGCGAGACTGCTATGGCTTCAATAAAAAGTAG
- a CDS encoding glycosyltransferase family 39 protein, which translates to MRAKDILELPQSTCQRKFKRQRDFLGFIIAILLILGVFFRFTNLDTKVYWGDETVTSLRISGHTLAELKQLAFRGEEITVAQMQQYQYPNPEKNVLDTIKGLAAEEPQHPPLYFVLAKIWVQLFGNSVTVTRSFSAVISLLAFPCVYWLTQELFKFPLTGWIAVALMAISPFHLLYAQEARSNSLWTLTILFSSAALLRARRLQTNASWRLYALTLIIGFYTFALSGAIAIAHGIYLFINEGFKLTKIVRNYLISLAVSLLLFSPWIVAVLTNFSEANATTNWTAMQVPLKSLVKNWLLNLSRPFVDFNYNFVTQNLLMYAVIFLLVILVGYSIYFLCRHTQPRVWLFVLTLIGGTAFILIVPDLVSGGIRSSVARYAIPCFLGIQIAVAYLLAFQITSIATSPWQQQLWRIATVVLISGGIVSCAVSSQARVWWNKYNAATLPQVVSVVNQSSNPIFVTSWHGLMAFSHAFHPQVRLQPLERQPISLQEEGNRGSEIFVYESSKALKALMETKPGYRIDRVYEWKKQIEPVYEIKTTLWKLTK; encoded by the coding sequence ATGAGAGCTAAAGATATTTTAGAACTTCCACAATCGACCTGCCAAAGGAAATTCAAAAGGCAAAGAGATTTTCTGGGGTTTATTATTGCTATCCTATTAATCCTTGGCGTTTTTTTTCGATTTACCAACCTCGATACCAAAGTTTATTGGGGAGATGAAACGGTTACTTCGCTGCGAATTTCTGGTCATACCCTAGCAGAATTGAAACAGCTAGCATTTCGAGGTGAGGAGATAACTGTAGCCCAAATGCAGCAATATCAGTATCCCAATCCAGAAAAAAACGTTCTCGATACGATTAAAGGATTAGCAGCAGAAGAACCTCAACACCCACCACTCTATTTTGTCCTGGCAAAAATTTGGGTACAATTATTTGGTAACTCAGTCACAGTAACGAGAAGTTTTTCTGCTGTCATTAGTTTGCTGGCGTTTCCTTGCGTTTATTGGCTAACCCAAGAATTATTTAAATTTCCTCTGACTGGGTGGATTGCCGTTGCACTGATGGCTATCTCTCCATTTCACCTATTGTACGCACAAGAAGCGCGATCGAATAGTTTGTGGACGTTAACGATTCTGTTCTCTAGTGCAGCTTTATTGCGTGCGAGGCGACTACAAACAAACGCTAGTTGGCGCTTATACGCACTGACGCTAATTATAGGATTTTATACTTTTGCTTTGTCTGGAGCCATTGCGATCGCGCATGGAATTTACCTTTTTATTAACGAAGGATTTAAACTAACAAAAATCGTCAGAAATTATCTAATTTCTCTAGCCGTTAGCCTACTTCTTTTTTCCCCTTGGATTGTTGCAGTTTTAACCAATTTTTCAGAAGCGAATGCGACAACAAATTGGACGGCGATGCAAGTCCCTCTAAAATCTTTAGTAAAAAACTGGCTCCTCAATCTCAGCCGTCCTTTCGTCGATTTTAATTACAACTTTGTTACTCAAAATTTATTGATGTATGCAGTTATTTTCCTCTTAGTTATTCTGGTAGGATATTCGATTTATTTTCTATGTCGCCATACCCAACCGCGTGTTTGGTTATTTGTCCTGACTTTGATAGGGGGGACGGCATTTATCTTAATTGTGCCCGACTTGGTTTCTGGCGGAATACGCTCTAGCGTGGCGAGATACGCGATCCCCTGTTTTTTAGGCATTCAAATTGCCGTCGCTTATCTGCTGGCTTTTCAAATTACCTCCATCGCTACCAGTCCATGGCAACAACAGTTATGGCGAATTGCTACAGTCGTTCTGATTTCCGGCGGGATTGTCTCCTGTGCGGTTAGTTCTCAAGCACGAGTTTGGTGGAATAAATACAATGCTGCGACGCTTCCCCAAGTAGTAAGCGTCGTGAATCAGTCTTCCAATCCAATTTTTGTTACATCTTGGCATGGTTTGATGGCTTTTAGTCATGCATTTCATCCTCAAGTCAGACTTCAGCCTTTGGAGAGGCAACCGATCTCTCTCCAAGAGGAAGGAAATCGCGGGAGCGAGATCTTTGTTTATGAATCTTCCAAGGCTTTAAAGGCTTTAATGGAGACAAAACCAGGCTACCGAATCGATCGCGTTTACGAATGGAAAAAACAAATTGAACCCGTCTATGAAATTAAAACTACGCTTTGGAAACTAACAAAATAA